A window of Costertonia aggregata contains these coding sequences:
- a CDS encoding RNA polymerase sigma factor, whose protein sequence is MKVIPLYTDETILIRKALSANKAAQRGLYDKYAPIMLAVCRRYVRDKHYAEDVMIQGFYKVFLQLHTFRGKGSFEGWVKRIMIHEALNFIKKNRPLVFYKNLADRESFCSPNISLKADAEYLLRIIDELPMGYRFVFMLHAVEGYKHIEIAKVMQISENTSKSKLSKARKILRKKLELQRKKSEAL, encoded by the coding sequence ATGAAAGTAATTCCCCTGTATACTGATGAGACCATCCTCATTCGCAAGGCATTGTCCGCCAACAAAGCGGCACAGCGGGGACTCTATGACAAATATGCACCAATTATGTTGGCGGTCTGCAGGCGGTATGTACGCGATAAGCATTATGCCGAAGATGTAATGATACAAGGTTTTTACAAAGTATTTCTACAATTACATACGTTTAGGGGCAAGGGTAGTTTTGAAGGTTGGGTCAAGCGTATAATGATACATGAAGCCTTGAACTTTATTAAAAAGAACCGCCCATTGGTGTTTTATAAAAACCTGGCTGATCGTGAAAGTTTTTGTAGCCCCAATATCTCATTAAAGGCAGATGCCGAGTATTTATTACGGATAATTGATGAATTGCCCATGGGGTACCGATTTGTTTTTATGCTCCATGCCGTTGAGGGATACAAACATATTGAAATAGCCAAGGTAATGCAGATTTCTGAAAACACTTCAAAATCAAAGCTTTCGAAAGCACGAAAAATTCTCAGGAAGAAATTAGAACTACAAAGAAAAAAAAGTGAAGCACTCTAA
- a CDS encoding glycoside hydrolase family 15 protein, whose translation MDNLDYGIIGNCRSAALISKTGAMDWCCLPEFDSSSVFAKLLDDKKGGSFEVLVDDSYTIKQRYKKHTAILITHFSDGENAFEIRDFMPRYRKEGGGYNSPPEVVRYFKYIAGKPKFKILYNPKLEYAASKTETYVKKNFVVSLTHGDKFDTCFLYTSFNKNAVVEGREIELDNDGYFLLGYNEKIFKPTVRKIYTELERTKVYWLNWSSKTPNYNKYNNQISRSAITLKLLSYDKTGAVLAAATTSLPETIGEVRNWDYRFCWIRDASMAIKVIGELGHRNVAKRYLQFIVDLIPDKDEKLQIMYGINKEKKLTEQTLGHLKGYKGSSPVRIGNAAYKQKQNDIYGILMDVICEQLTHYSNDIENGEELWGITKGIVWIVAKHWKEADKGIWEFRSEDRHFTFSKVLCWVAIDRAIKVARILHKTRKLEKWTQLEQEIKNDIHENAWNPKVNAFTQSYSSPHLDASVLLMESYGFIHAKDPKFVSTVKAIEKELSNDGLLYRYKNEDDFGLPSSSFTICTFWFINALFKIGEEEKATKQFDRLLSYSNHLGLFSEDIDFKTKRLLGNFPQAYSHLALIECAINFSRKETEEKVLESMR comes from the coding sequence ATGGATAATTTAGATTACGGAATTATAGGAAATTGCAGAAGTGCGGCATTAATATCAAAAACGGGTGCAATGGATTGGTGTTGTTTGCCCGAATTTGATTCTTCTTCGGTCTTTGCAAAATTATTGGACGACAAAAAGGGGGGGAGTTTTGAAGTCTTGGTCGATGACAGCTATACCATTAAGCAGCGTTACAAAAAACATACGGCCATTTTGATCACCCACTTTTCCGATGGGGAAAATGCGTTCGAAATAAGGGATTTTATGCCCCGCTACCGTAAAGAGGGTGGTGGTTATAATTCTCCGCCAGAAGTGGTTCGTTATTTTAAATACATCGCAGGAAAGCCCAAATTTAAAATACTGTACAATCCAAAATTAGAATATGCGGCCAGTAAGACGGAGACCTATGTAAAAAAGAATTTTGTCGTAAGCCTTACCCATGGCGACAAATTCGACACTTGTTTTTTATATACCTCGTTCAACAAAAATGCCGTAGTGGAAGGCCGTGAGATAGAACTGGATAACGATGGCTATTTTCTTTTGGGCTATAACGAAAAAATATTCAAGCCCACGGTACGCAAAATATATACAGAGCTGGAGCGTACCAAGGTGTACTGGTTGAACTGGAGCAGTAAAACCCCAAATTACAACAAGTACAACAATCAAATCAGCCGTAGTGCCATCACATTAAAACTATTGAGTTACGATAAAACAGGAGCCGTATTGGCCGCGGCCACTACGTCTTTGCCAGAGACCATAGGGGAGGTACGTAATTGGGACTATCGTTTTTGTTGGATACGTGATGCTTCTATGGCCATTAAGGTCATAGGGGAATTGGGGCATAGGAACGTGGCCAAAAGATATTTACAGTTTATTGTAGACCTTATTCCCGACAAGGACGAAAAACTTCAGATCATGTACGGCATCAATAAAGAGAAAAAGTTGACCGAACAAACATTGGGGCATTTAAAAGGGTACAAGGGCTCAAGTCCAGTACGCATCGGCAATGCCGCCTACAAACAAAAGCAGAACGATATTTATGGTATTTTGATGGATGTTATCTGCGAACAGCTTACCCACTACAGTAATGATATCGAAAATGGTGAGGAGCTTTGGGGCATTACCAAGGGTATTGTATGGATCGTTGCCAAACACTGGAAAGAGGCCGATAAGGGAATATGGGAATTCAGGAGCGAGGACCGTCATTTTACTTTCTCAAAAGTCTTATGTTGGGTGGCGATAGATAGGGCCATCAAAGTGGCGAGAATTCTTCATAAGACCCGAAAATTGGAAAAATGGACGCAGTTGGAGCAGGAAATAAAGAACGATATCCATGAAAATGCATGGAACCCAAAAGTCAATGCCTTTACACAATCGTATAGCTCCCCACATTTGGACGCTTCCGTTTTATTGATGGAGTCCTATGGTTTTATTCACGCCAAGGACCCAAAATTTGTAAGCACGGTAAAAGCGATTGAAAAAGAACTGAGTAATGACGGTTTGTTATATCGCTATAAGAACGAAGACGATTTTGGACTACCTTCATCATCTTTTACCATCTGTACCTTTTGGTTTATCAATGCCCTGTTCAAAATAGGGGAGGAAGAAAAAGCAACAAAACAGTTTGATAGGTTACTTTCCTACAGTAATCATCTTGGGTTGTTCAGTGAGGATATCGATTTTAAGACCAAGCGCCTGCTGGGGAACTTTCCGCAGGCCTATTCCCATTTGGCATTAATTGAATGCGCCATAAACTTCTCAAGAAAAGAAACCGAGGAAAAGGTGCTGGAGTCCATGCGATAG
- a CDS encoding bifunctional alpha,alpha-trehalose-phosphate synthase (UDP-forming)/trehalose-phosphatase: protein MGKTIIISNRLPVQLQISNESITAIPSVGGLATGMKSVHSGGDSLWIGWSGLTDEEIPQELAPKIDEALAEHGSSKVKLTSAEVDGFYYGFSNRTIWPLFHYFLEYSEFELASWDIYKKVNQKFADAILEKATDDDTIWVHDYQLMLVPQMVREKRPDISIGFFLHIPFPSYEIFRTMPWRKEVLSGLLGADLIGFHTYDYERHFLSSVRRLLGLDVSFNDIYLDDRTIKVDSFPMGIDYKKFSDAAKEHAQRSEEQKSELQKRLDTHKKSTPDAKFFLSIDRLDYSKGIAKRLNAFEYFLNKYPQYKEKVRLIILAVPSRSNVPQYQLLKKEIDELVGRINGELSTVSWTPIWYFYRSMPFENLIDLYTTCDIAWLTPIRDGMNLVAKEYIATRTDKTGVLILSEMAGSANEMNESILINPNNFEQIADALNQAITMPKAEQQNRNSILQKRLERYNVEKWANDFMTSLRNQKEGNTTYVSRKLSVDLMNTITKDFGKSNKRLLFIDYDGTLAGFHNDPQKASPDAELYELLDQISNRENTDMYLISGRDKETFTKWFLPKKYNMIVEHGVWISQNGEEFRMLENVKKDWMEKIHPVLESFVDRTPGSFIEEKNYSLAWHYRNTDPDFGQKRATELNTVLTSLIANDDLSVLNGNKVMEIKSSNVNKGRAAMRIYAEDAYDFVFAIGDDWTDEFMFQELPESAVTIKVGRQKTQAKYYVDSIKNVRDLLKRFT, encoded by the coding sequence ATGGGCAAAACTATCATAATCTCAAATAGACTACCTGTACAATTACAGATTAGCAACGAAAGCATTACCGCAATACCGAGTGTTGGTGGGCTAGCTACCGGTATGAAATCGGTACATTCTGGCGGAGATAGCCTTTGGATCGGTTGGAGCGGGCTGACCGATGAAGAGATACCCCAAGAGCTTGCTCCAAAGATAGATGAGGCCCTGGCCGAACATGGTTCTTCAAAGGTAAAACTGACTTCGGCAGAAGTAGATGGGTTTTATTATGGTTTTAGCAATCGTACCATTTGGCCTTTGTTCCATTATTTTTTAGAGTATTCGGAATTTGAACTGGCCAGCTGGGACATCTATAAAAAAGTAAATCAAAAATTCGCGGACGCCATTTTGGAAAAAGCGACAGATGACGATACCATATGGGTACACGATTACCAATTAATGTTGGTACCACAGATGGTACGGGAAAAACGGCCCGATATTTCCATTGGTTTCTTTCTGCACATCCCTTTCCCATCTTACGAAATTTTCCGTACTATGCCTTGGCGTAAAGAAGTGTTGTCTGGACTTTTAGGGGCGGACCTTATCGGGTTTCACACCTATGATTACGAGCGTCATTTTTTAAGTTCGGTACGTAGGCTGTTGGGGTTGGATGTAAGTTTTAATGACATATATCTAGACGATAGGACCATTAAGGTAGATTCTTTTCCCATGGGCATCGATTATAAAAAGTTCAGTGATGCCGCAAAGGAGCATGCCCAGCGTTCCGAAGAACAAAAATCCGAACTGCAGAAAAGATTGGATACACATAAAAAGTCCACACCCGATGCCAAGTTCTTTTTGTCCATTGATCGTTTGGACTATTCCAAGGGTATCGCCAAGCGATTAAATGCCTTCGAGTATTTCTTGAATAAATATCCGCAATACAAAGAGAAAGTACGTTTGATTATTTTGGCGGTGCCATCACGTTCCAATGTACCGCAATATCAATTGTTGAAAAAAGAAATCGATGAACTGGTGGGCCGTATCAATGGTGAGCTTTCTACCGTAAGCTGGACACCTATTTGGTATTTTTATAGATCCATGCCCTTTGAAAACCTTATAGATTTATACACTACCTGCGATATAGCTTGGCTAACGCCCATACGTGATGGTATGAATTTGGTCGCCAAAGAATATATTGCGACAAGAACGGATAAAACCGGTGTATTGATCTTGAGTGAAATGGCGGGCTCGGCCAATGAAATGAACGAATCCATACTTATAAATCCCAATAATTTTGAACAGATTGCCGACGCATTGAATCAGGCCATTACAATGCCCAAGGCTGAACAGCAAAACCGGAACAGCATTTTGCAAAAAAGACTGGAACGCTATAACGTTGAAAAATGGGCCAATGATTTTATGACTTCTTTGCGCAACCAAAAAGAAGGCAACACAACCTACGTATCAAGAAAGCTTTCGGTAGATTTAATGAATACCATTACCAAAGACTTTGGAAAATCAAATAAACGTTTATTGTTCATTGATTACGATGGTACTTTGGCCGGTTTTCACAACGACCCGCAAAAAGCGAGTCCCGATGCGGAATTGTACGAACTGTTGGATCAAATTTCCAATAGGGAGAATACCGATATGTACCTGATCAGCGGTAGGGACAAAGAAACCTTTACCAAATGGTTCTTACCCAAAAAATACAATATGATCGTGGAGCATGGCGTGTGGATTTCACAAAACGGCGAGGAGTTTCGTATGCTTGAAAATGTAAAGAAAGATTGGATGGAAAAAATTCATCCCGTGTTGGAGTCCTTTGTAGACCGTACACCAGGTAGTTTTATCGAAGAAAAAAATTATTCCCTCGCTTGGCATTATCGCAATACCGATCCCGATTTTGGGCAAAAAAGGGCCACAGAACTCAATACCGTGCTGACCAGCCTTATCGCCAATGACGATTTAAGTGTGTTGAACGGGAACAAGGTTATGGAAATTAAAAGCAGTAATGTGAACAAAGGACGGGCCGCCATGCGTATATATGCCGAGGACGCATATGATTTTGTATTTGCCATTGGTGATGACTGGACAGATGAGTTTATGTTTCAAGAATTGCCCGAAAGTGCGGTTACCATTAAAGTAGGCAGGCAAAAAACGCAGGCAAAATACTATGTGGACAGCATCAAAAACGTTCGTGACCTCTTAAAACGATTTACCTAA
- a CDS encoding nuclear transport factor 2 family protein — protein sequence MKRLIALSAFFACTILFAQPDTEVYTFNIETEDGKIKLTNPRNISNNQGYDNQPSFYDNNTVLFASTRDGQTDILKFNIQDGSTTSWITDTPTGSEYSPLRIPESEAISAIRLDLNGLQRLYEYDITNGTSKVLLKNEKIGYHVWYTSDMLVATVLKGDRMDLVTHYIADTWPKTEQKNVGRSLQKIPNSKLVSYVSKENNDNWELKSLNPITGATKRIISLGKIEDVCWLPNGTLIAGRGKNLLKFNPKTDKDWSLLQKFTDKNINNITRLAVNKDASRLAFVAETSPENIVQEQLDAYNARNIEAFLGTYTPDVEVYDFPNTLRYKGIQEMRKRYAGFFDTTPDLNCEIKNRIVIGNKVIDEEYITANKNNFGAVAIYEVKNGKIAKVTFVR from the coding sequence ATGAAAAGACTGATTGCCCTATCCGCTTTTTTTGCATGCACCATACTTTTTGCCCAACCGGATACTGAAGTGTATACCTTTAACATCGAAACCGAAGACGGAAAAATAAAATTGACCAACCCTAGAAATATATCCAATAATCAAGGGTATGACAATCAACCCTCGTTTTATGATAACAACACCGTTTTATTTGCATCTACACGAGACGGACAGACCGATATCCTAAAATTCAACATTCAAGATGGCAGTACTACCTCTTGGATTACCGATACCCCTACAGGAAGTGAATATTCACCCTTGCGCATTCCCGAAAGCGAGGCGATATCGGCCATACGATTAGATTTAAACGGATTGCAGAGACTTTATGAATACGACATCACCAATGGCACATCCAAAGTATTATTGAAAAACGAAAAAATTGGATATCACGTATGGTATACTTCTGATATGTTGGTGGCAACAGTGCTCAAGGGAGACCGAATGGATTTGGTCACGCATTACATAGCGGATACTTGGCCCAAAACCGAGCAAAAGAACGTAGGAAGGTCTTTACAAAAAATACCCAATTCAAAACTTGTGAGCTATGTAAGCAAAGAGAATAACGATAATTGGGAATTGAAATCGTTGAATCCCATAACCGGAGCAACAAAAAGAATCATAAGCCTCGGCAAAATTGAAGATGTTTGCTGGCTACCCAACGGTACATTGATTGCCGGGCGTGGAAAAAATCTTTTAAAGTTCAATCCAAAAACAGATAAGGATTGGAGCCTCTTACAAAAATTTACGGACAAGAACATCAACAACATTACCCGATTGGCCGTTAATAAAGATGCCAGCCGATTAGCCTTTGTGGCGGAGACATCGCCCGAGAATATTGTTCAAGAACAATTGGATGCCTACAATGCAAGAAATATAGAGGCATTCTTGGGCACCTACACTCCTGACGTAGAGGTTTACGATTTTCCCAATACACTTAGATATAAGGGAATTCAAGAAATGCGAAAGCGTTATGCCGGTTTTTTTGATACCACTCCCGATTTAAACTGCGAAATCAAAAACCGAATCGTGATAGGCAATAAAGTGATTGATGAAGAATATATAACGGCAAACAAAAATAATTTTGGAGCCGTAGCCATTTATGAAGTAAAAAATGGTAAAATTGCCAAGGTCACTTTCGTAAGATAA
- a CDS encoding MFS transporter, translating to MKQKNHILPIIILSQFACTSPWFAGNAIIDELTVKTGLGIEIMAYVLASVQLGFISGTLVFALFMIADRFSPSVVFMICAILAALCNLSLLSEHIGKWSLLLARFGTGFFLAGIYPVGMKIAADYYEKGLGKALGYLVGALVLGTAFPYLINGTAFGRNPDMVIKITTGFTIMGGLLMVVLVPNGPFRRPSTKLQLQSGPKLFKIVNFRKAAFGYFGHMWELYAFWAFTPLAIQTFNTLTGNTLEVFLWTGIIIMLGGISCALGGILSIRFGSYTVAFVALLASGFLCLVSPVLFSSYPVVFLGVWYVWGMAVTADSPQFSNLVASSAPAELKGTGLTLVNCIGFAITIGSIQLLSFLSNEISPEYIFMVLAIGPLFGVWQLSSRKTD from the coding sequence TTGAAGCAAAAAAACCATATTCTTCCCATAATCATTCTATCGCAATTCGCCTGTACCTCGCCATGGTTTGCCGGAAACGCCATTATCGATGAACTTACCGTTAAAACAGGTCTGGGCATCGAGATTATGGCGTATGTACTCGCCTCCGTTCAACTAGGCTTTATAAGCGGCACCTTGGTATTCGCACTTTTTATGATTGCAGATCGCTTTTCCCCATCGGTAGTATTTATGATTTGTGCTATTTTGGCGGCACTCTGCAATCTTAGCCTGTTGTCAGAACATATCGGAAAATGGAGCTTACTTTTGGCCAGATTCGGCACAGGGTTCTTTTTGGCGGGAATTTATCCCGTGGGCATGAAAATCGCTGCGGATTATTATGAAAAAGGCCTGGGTAAAGCCTTGGGGTATTTGGTAGGTGCATTGGTCTTGGGAACAGCGTTTCCTTACCTCATTAACGGAACAGCATTTGGAAGAAATCCCGATATGGTCATAAAAATCACCACGGGATTTACGATAATGGGTGGTCTGCTAATGGTAGTGCTAGTACCCAACGGCCCATTTAGAAGACCTAGTACCAAACTCCAATTACAATCGGGACCAAAGCTTTTCAAAATTGTCAATTTCAGAAAGGCGGCCTTTGGATATTTTGGCCATATGTGGGAACTATATGCCTTTTGGGCATTTACCCCGTTGGCCATACAAACGTTCAATACCTTGACAGGAAACACTTTGGAGGTTTTTCTATGGACAGGTATAATCATTATGCTTGGGGGTATCTCATGTGCACTGGGCGGTATATTGTCCATACGTTTCGGTAGCTATACTGTGGCATTTGTGGCCTTATTGGCTTCTGGGTTTTTATGTTTGGTATCGCCTGTATTGTTCAGTTCGTATCCTGTGGTGTTCTTGGGCGTATGGTATGTTTGGGGCATGGCAGTGACCGCAGATTCTCCCCAGTTTTCCAATTTAGTGGCTAGCTCTGCACCAGCGGAATTAAAAGGAACAGGATTGACATTGGTCAACTGTATCGGTTTTGCCATAACCATAGGCAGTATTCAGCTGTTGTCCTTTCTTTCAAATGAGATAAGTCCCGAATATATTTTTATGGTTTTGGCCATAGGCCCACTATTTGGGGTTTGGCAGTTATCAAGTCGTAAAACCGATTAA
- a CDS encoding TMEM175 family protein: MKYLHNISRIEAFSDAVFAFAATLLVVSVGMEESNSVIKIDWLAFIGFGVSFFVLVALWWLHYNFFRRTQYVDGAIIALNAILLFVVLYYVFPLKSLINSMTGLQRLSIKEISSLFQLYSLGFFLIFLCLSLMYYVSFVKTKKTDFNTDLLFYARHFTIYIFVSFVSIILAKTQLGIKWALPGMIYMLLGPLCYFHGAWFNKNYNIN, from the coding sequence GTGAAATATCTGCATAATATCAGTAGGATAGAAGCCTTTAGCGATGCCGTTTTTGCCTTTGCCGCTACTTTGTTGGTAGTATCGGTGGGAATGGAAGAAAGCAACTCGGTCATAAAGATAGATTGGTTGGCCTTTATAGGTTTTGGGGTCAGCTTTTTTGTATTGGTCGCGCTATGGTGGTTGCACTACAATTTTTTTAGGAGAACGCAATATGTAGATGGGGCAATAATAGCACTCAATGCCATACTTTTGTTCGTAGTGCTCTATTATGTTTTTCCGTTGAAATCGCTCATCAATTCAATGACTGGTCTCCAAAGGCTATCCATCAAGGAAATATCATCCTTGTTTCAGCTCTATAGCTTAGGCTTTTTTCTTATTTTTTTGTGTTTATCGCTTATGTACTACGTATCTTTTGTCAAAACCAAAAAAACCGATTTCAATACTGACTTACTTTTTTATGCCAGGCATTTCACCATATACATATTCGTATCGTTTGTATCGATTATCCTGGCAAAGACACAACTCGGCATTAAATGGGCTTTACCAGGTATGATTTACATGCTGTTGGGCCCTCTTTGCTATTTTCATGGTGCTTGGTTCAACAAAAATTATAATATAAATTAA
- a CDS encoding M28 family metallopeptidase: protein MKKQLLLFLLIVISSISFAQTDQRIYDIIDAVSAERIKTDVTQLANFGTRHTLSDTVSQTRGIGAARRWIKSEFDKISNACDNCLEVSFQKDLVKKGTNPRIVKDVYVVNVVAVQKGTKYPNRYIIMSGDIDSRVSDPNNFTDDSPGANDNASGMAGTIEAARVLSKYKFDSSIIYLGLSGEEQGLFGGQGLVKKMKADGWDIIGIFNNDMIGNIKGVDGIISNTDFRIFSEPIPATETEQQRKARRFYGGEVDGISRQLARYVHKTTKTYMPEMNPMMIYRLDRFGRGGHHRPFNDAGYAGIRIMEAHENYTQQHQDIRDEDGIAYGDVLEHVNFAYAKKLTAVNAINMASLAWAPPAPEKVEIGGIVEPSAKFKWSKVDGAAGYKIYWRDTTSPTWDNSRYVGDVTEFTLHGIVIDNYFFGISSVSEDGFESPVVFPNGIFR from the coding sequence ATGAAAAAACAATTACTCCTATTTTTATTGATCGTTATTAGTTCTATTTCTTTTGCCCAAACCGATCAGCGTATTTATGATATTATTGATGCGGTCTCGGCAGAACGCATAAAGACCGATGTTACCCAACTAGCCAATTTCGGCACACGCCATACGCTAAGTGATACCGTTTCACAAACTCGAGGGATTGGGGCCGCAAGACGATGGATCAAAAGTGAATTCGATAAAATTTCCAATGCTTGTGATAATTGTTTAGAGGTGTCTTTTCAGAAAGATCTTGTAAAAAAGGGAACCAATCCCCGCATCGTGAAAGATGTGTATGTAGTGAACGTGGTAGCCGTTCAAAAGGGCACAAAATACCCTAATCGATATATCATCATGAGCGGTGATATCGACTCCCGGGTAAGCGACCCCAACAATTTTACCGATGATTCCCCAGGCGCCAATGATAACGCAAGTGGTATGGCCGGCACCATTGAAGCTGCACGTGTACTTTCTAAATACAAGTTTGACAGTAGTATTATTTACTTGGGGCTTTCCGGCGAGGAACAAGGACTTTTTGGCGGTCAAGGCCTGGTAAAAAAAATGAAAGCGGATGGATGGGATATCATCGGTATTTTCAATAATGACATGATAGGAAATATAAAGGGGGTGGACGGTATTATCAGCAATACCGATTTTAGGATATTCTCCGAACCCATACCCGCTACCGAAACGGAACAACAAAGAAAGGCCAGGCGCTTTTACGGGGGCGAGGTAGACGGAATCTCCCGCCAATTGGCACGGTATGTGCATAAAACCACTAAAACCTATATGCCCGAAATGAATCCCATGATGATCTACAGGCTAGACCGTTTTGGTCGTGGCGGTCACCATAGGCCTTTCAACGATGCCGGCTATGCGGGAATACGCATTATGGAAGCGCACGAAAATTACACCCAACAACATCAGGATATTCGCGATGAAGACGGCATTGCCTATGGCGATGTTCTGGAGCACGTAAACTTTGCTTACGCCAAAAAATTAACGGCCGTGAATGCCATAAACATGGCCTCACTGGCGTGGGCACCGCCCGCACCGGAAAAAGTTGAGATAGGAGGCATTGTTGAACCTTCCGCAAAATTCAAATGGAGCAAGGTTGACGGTGCCGCAGGTTACAAAATATATTGGAGAGATACCACCTCGCCTACATGGGACAATAGTAGGTATGTAGGCGACGTAACTGAATTTACATTGCATGGCATCGTAATTGATAATTACTTTTTTGGAATTTCATCGGTAAGCGAAGATGGTTTCGAGAGCCCGGTGGTCTTCCCTAACGGTATATTTAGGTAA